Proteins found in one Lentisphaerota bacterium genomic segment:
- a CDS encoding riboflavin synthase: MFTGLVQRLGRFHGLSHSAGGWALACTHEAWDAPLDVGESVAVQGACLTVTGARADGFSADVLDETLERTALRTLAPGAAVNLERALRVCDRLGGHVVTGHVDACGTVAAVTSRGRDRVLRVRCPHALARQTVLKGSIAMDGVSLTVSGVGDDWIEVNVIPHTWEATSLSARRVGDAVNLEGDILAKYVEKLCGRAGGVTEALLARSGF; encoded by the coding sequence ATGTTCACCGGTTTAGTGCAACGGCTGGGCCGTTTCCACGGGCTGAGTCACAGTGCGGGCGGATGGGCGCTCGCCTGCACCCACGAGGCGTGGGATGCGCCGCTCGATGTCGGCGAGAGCGTCGCTGTGCAGGGGGCGTGCCTGACCGTGACCGGAGCACGCGCGGACGGGTTCAGCGCCGATGTGCTCGACGAGACGCTGGAGCGCACCGCGCTGCGCACGCTCGCGCCGGGTGCGGCCGTCAATCTGGAGCGCGCGTTGCGGGTGTGCGACCGTCTGGGCGGGCATGTGGTGACGGGGCACGTGGATGCGTGCGGCACGGTTGCGGCGGTGACCAGCCGCGGACGCGACCGGGTGCTGCGCGTGCGATGTCCGCACGCGCTGGCGCGGCAGACGGTGCTGAAGGGCTCGATCGCGATGGACGGCGTCAGCCTGACCGTCTCGGGCGTCGGCGACGACTGGATCGAGGTCAACGTCATCCCGCACACGTGGGAGGCGACCAGTCTCTCGGCGCGGCGCGTGGGCGACGCCGTGAATCTGGAAGGCGACATTCTGGCGAAGTATGTGGAGAAACTCTGCGGCCGTGCCGGCGGCGTCACCGAGGCCCTGCTGGCGCGGTCGGGGTTCTAG